atatatatatatatattaaataaggATAACCGACCAAAAGGATCTATACTGTTTGGATGATTCAAGTAGTCGCGTAAACCTCTccaaagataaagaagaataatCATAGAAACACCAATAGGATTTGCTGACCACCGAAAGCAAGCCCAATCAAGCAGCTCTTCACTTTTTCCTCTTCTGTTTGTATTGGGTCTCTGAGAGAGGCGACAGCATACTTGGTTAGTATATAAAGGGATAAGGCCTCTCTAGCTATGCTGTGGCCAAGACAAGTTAGTAATCATAGCAAGGAGGTTTAGTTTGTTTAGGGATGGAACATCCAGGAGATTACCGTGGCTGGGTTGGTAAGGCAGATATTGATATAATAGACGAGTTTGCGCGCAGGGTGAGGCCTCATGGCCCTCATCCTCAGTTTCCAGCAGCAGTGAAAAATCCTCCAAGGTTATCTGAACCAATTGATGCCAACCAGGCAGCTCAAATGTTTGGTGGAGCTTTGGTTGTTGAGCACCGAGTCAAAATGGTTCCTCGTAAGCCTTATTACTATTAGACTttcttgtacttttttttttttggtagaagactTTCTTGTGCTTAAGATCCTTATATATGCCCCTCTCATGTACACCATAGTTTGTAATTCTATATTTTGTCATAATAAtaagaagtaaataaataaagttcccctctctctctctctctctctatatatatatatatattatagctTGGAAGGAATTAAGGTGGATAAAGCAGCAAAAGATTGTAATTTGGAGACAAAGGGCATGAATTATATATTCTATAGATTTTGTGTCTATGGGGCACAGGCAGAGCAGTGAAGTGTTGCCAGTAGGCAATTGTTTTCCTCAAGTTCCATGAAGCTCCGTCGGTTGGTTAGTTGCAAACATGATTGAAATTTTCGGATTTTAATGGGATTTCAACTCTcatgaaaaattgaaatattttagttttttggtGTTAAAATTTGgtctattttaatgaaaaaaataagaaatatctATTTTGATggccaaaatttgaaattttaccCTCGAAAGTCATAGAGTAAATGTTTAAGCATGTTTATCATTAAGGCAAAATGGTCGTAGTACGtgtagaaaaataggaatgcggaACGTCCAAAGTCAGTGAAtattcacgtaagtgatatgattgacacctgttaaatatgttaatcctgctaatagggttgtaactgtttacaactctgtttaatattattaatattaaataataataataaatcccaatataagaggacttctcctttgattccacttagaaatctcgatcctctccctccttgcttcttcttcaaggttgttccttctttcttcttcctttttcaaagCTCTCCAGTCTAGTTAGAGTTTTGTTTGCCAATCtcactgaagatttgcatccatggtaaattctcatagatTAAGAATATCTACCTAAGAAGTAATAATAAgatcctagatattcaacaaCTTTGTTTATTTTATCAATTCAAATTTGTCATCTGCCATACATGCAAgttttactgtccaaatcccttccctgatgattaatatgtaaacatggtatttagATATGTGTGGctaagtctctcatatgctcagtgcctgaaaatagttatgttgatttttttcttacctcatcctattttgagagaaagagagagagatatgatgatgatggtggttgTAGAAAGAAAGAACGGCATTGAAGAAGatgcaaggagagagagagagagaattgagatttctcaggagaatcgaaggaggagtccgcatatattggatttatttatttatttaaaaaaaatattagacaagttaagtaaccatgtccgtcatctctccaccctaaaaactaggaatcagttacaatataaaaaactaatagatggtttagattaatctaatattaaatggacggttaatattaaaagaaagtgaaaataagattgcaatacgcaCGTCGCTACCACTCGCCCTATCATTAAAtcgataattaaaaaaaaaatatatatatatatatatatatattgtttggCAACAAAATTCTTTCCTAAGTTAGCTGACCATGATGGTGAGTGCGCGGGCGTGCCAAAATCCTTCATGACTAGATTCAATGGTAGATCTGACTTCGACCAAGTGACTTGAGCTCTCCTCTTGCCTCATTCACTCCAAGGACTTTTAATGTTCTTTGTAGAAACGTGATGCAaggattgaaaaagatgaagacaaaTGATAGTAACTCATAGACAAGAGGAAAATATAATCTTGTTTCTGTTGATGTTCAATATATCATAAATACGATCTACTGTTTTCTGTTGATGTTAAATAAACACTCTATAAACAATATCAGTTGTCTCTGTTGATATTAGACATACCAAAAGCGTGATTTGTATCTTTGTTGATAATAAACATACCAGTGATCGTTACGCAATGAAATGAAGTATATGAGTTGAAGAAAGTACAAgacttcaaaagaaaatattaaccTAAAACATGAAAGATAAAAACGGAATGAAAGATAGATTTGATATTTAAGTTTGTTTGATATGTTGAGGATGCCCTCTTTCTTCCACCATAGtccttttatagttttatttgcaAGATCCTGCTTTCTTAGCAATTTTGTAACTGTAGAAACCCATGTGCCATGTTcttagtggggtagttcttgGAAGTACACTCCCTTAATTAGTTGTAACTGTGTTAACCGTTTAAGCCATGTGTTTTGTAATTTCCCTAGAACTAACCCACGTTTGTACGAACTATGTTGAATGACGATCTGTCAAGCTGGCCAAAAATTCATAATCATGTAACTAATCGCAAAAAGTCGCAACGATCAGCTGACCGTAGAAAATCACAATCAATTAGCTTACCGTAAAATGTCACGATCAATCATCTGTTTGTATTCGATCAGTTTGCTCGATCAACCTAATGGTTATTCTAACCAATCAACTCCTTAATACAAGGTCATCGTTTTTTTGGCCAATTAGAATAATGGCCAACTTAACCGGTCAGCTCCTTAACACAATCAATCAATAAATTAACATCAATTTATTGACCGATTGTCTTGTGAGCCAGATTTGCTAAAATCGGGTACCAACATACACAAGGTGGTAATTTGACTTCGACTGTCTAATGTATGATAGTCATATCATCCTCAGTCTGAAGAATCTCTCAAAATTCATCACAGTTTTATAGGTGGgaaattcaaaatttggaaaattttgattaaatGATTCTTTAAATCAACCCAAATTTTGAAATGGATTTTCCATCGTTACCGCTATGCCttgattcaaaatcaaaataaagaatTCCCAAATTTGCATTTCTGGAGCTCTCAtatgaaaggagagagaaattggaACATATGttacaaacaaacaaaatgTACACTTTATATATCAAACTATAAACACAAACATTATCCATAGTCCCAAAccacaaataaaaatagaaaaagcaaAGTTGACAACCGTCTAGGATTCCATAACGAGATacttataaaagaaagaaaccatagaaaaaacaaactttgatGGAGACTCGAGAGAATCAAGTAGGTGTGATTAATTATGAGAATAGCTTGAGAACCCAcataagcaagaaaaaaaaaaaaaagtaggcttcaataatatgaaaatatttattaggagaaaaaatatttttcctttccttggTAACTAGGAGAGAAAGATTTACCAAGCAGAAGAGGACGCATTGATGCAACATGTGTACAAGGATTAAGTGAGAAGTCAAAGTAAGGATACAGATCGaatgagagatgagaaaaaGGTGTACATGGAGGTTTGGGTTTGAATATCAAATGGTAATGATTATATTAGTTCTTTTCTCTTGATTCTTAATTGAAGTTAAATCCCATAAACATAGATGCttcttccaaatttttttttttcaatggtgaTGAAGACGTAGATATGGTTTGTTTAGAAAATTGACGCCCAACAATCCAATTGATGCCCATCTTCCCCAAAGAGAAACCACCTACAAATCCTCTCCAATTAAATTACAAATACAACAGAGAAGGGGAATAATGAGATTTGAGAAAAATACTACATGAAATTTTAAcaatcagagaaagagagaaagtgagaaagtgaaagagagtgagaggagCAGAATACCTATTCGGAATGAGGCATAGTCATTGGTAGTTTGCAGAAACCTTCGTCGGTGGCAAGGTAGGCAAACCAGAGACAATAGTGGGTTGTGTGGCTTCGACAGAACCGTTCTCTCAATCGATTGATTGATTGAGAGAAATTATCTGTTCAAAATAAGGCAGAGTCGCCGACAATCGGTTGTGTCCTTCGTTGGTGGGAGAGTAACAAACCAAAGAAGATCGTGGGTTGAGTAGCTTCGGTAGAGAATGTCTTCcagttttttccttttatactagggTGGAAAAACTTCTCTAATATCTAAGTGTTAGTGTTGAAACAAACTCAAATTTGAGAGACATTATTTGTAATATGAAAATTTATTAGAAACAGATGTCTCTCTTACTTAGGGTCATCATaaggcccatttgataacatttcaagaaatacGTTTCTATCGTCTTTTGgtagaaacagaacaaaaaacgtttgataaaactgcttcatttcacttgtttttagaaatagaaatagaaatttttacttatttattgttcaagaaacgacctaggcgaaacaagctacttgtttcgctgtttctagaaactactcgtggccattctttcgctggttactatcaacttcccgaaacatgacttatcaaacaccttcaattcttttatgttttttgaaacaaaaacataaaaaacgttatcaaatatGCCCTTGGTAAACCAAACAACCcaataaattaaaaactaaaattttaaagaatggCTTCCTATAAAAATACCTAACCAAACACGTCATAAATCTCTTGTAtcttagtatatatatatacacaaacgTATTATACTCGCGAGTTTTCGCAAGGTGAACAAGGCGGAAACAataacaaaaaccaaaaccaaaaccactaCCACTATCCAGAATTGCATTTCAAAACTGCCAAGGCCAACAGATAACTCCAATTCAGAGTTTTACACGTGGCAGACGTGACGTAACGTGACCAGGGGTCCAGGACCATCATTcacgcttttttttttcactgaggAATAGTCTCGATCATGGCGTCTTTCAAAACTGAGCTTCCATTCGCTGCATCCTCTTAACGGTAGTTATTCACCAATCGCCGTTGGCCCTTTGTCACCATTATCAAATCACCATCAGCCCTGTCGGGAGAGCTGAGCCTGAGTGTAAACCAGTAATGTATTCCCACTTGCTGCTCACAGACATTGATGGCGGTTTAAGATCAGATTAACTCCTTTGAATCTTCAGCTTTGACCTTTTTATTTAGCCTGAGAATCGAGAATCCAAGAGTCATGATCCTTTACGACTCTTTCCTACCTTTTCCCAATAATTAACCCCCACAAATATGCTTTTGCAGAAGACATTGAGCCATCTCCTGCTTCACCTTTGATGAACGAGCTTTCATCTTTTCTCTGACTGTGAGCTATACTTGCCATCTGGTTCTTTACTTTGATACACCACCATCACCGCTTCTCCTACtgtaatttctctttcttctgaTCTTGCTACTGAAATTGTAAgcagaggaaggaaggaggtgccctttttgtttgatttgtcaGTGGTTACTAATTTCCACTTCGTAGAGTGAAGAGAAGTGCAAGATCATGGCGAATCCTAAACTTCAACGACTGCCGAGCCTCCGAGAGAGGGTCGAGGACACACTCTCTGCACATCGTAACGAACTCGTTTCTCTTCTTTCCAGGTTCTCCTCGCTTTCCTTTCGATCTTCTGAAGCTTGGGTGTTTTGATTTTCATTTCACTATTTCTCTATACCTTTCtttaggttttgttttgttcatttCTTCTTAATGTGTTGGGAAGGTACGTTGCCCAAGGGAAAGGGATTTTGCAACCGCATCACATCCTTGATGAGTTGGCTAACGTTGTCagagaagatgaaggaaagCAAAAGCTTACTGATAGCCCCTTCATTGAAGTCCTAAAGTCCGCGCAGGTTCACTCTTCAACAGTTTTACACTTCTGATCTTGCACAAAAGTGttatttttactttatttcTGATCTACATGGTATTTGCTTTTAGGAAGCTATAGTTCTTCTGCCGTTCGTCGCTATAGCGGTTCGTCCAAGGCCCGGTGTTTGGGAGTTCGTTCGTGTTAACGTTTACGAGCTCATTGTAGAACAATTGAGCGTCTCTGAGTATCTTCTCTTCAAGGAGCAACTCGTCGATGGCGAGTGAGTACCTGTTCTCCTCCCTCACTCCTTTTTTTATCAGTCTCTTATTGAGCTTCCTGATTGGGATGCCCTATTATTTCTGAGACGAAATCTTGACGCTTAACATTTTGTTTCAGAGTCAATGAATCTTACATGCTTGAACTTGATTTTGAACCCTTCAACGCGACGTTCCCTCGCCCGAATCAGTCATCGTCCATTGGCAACGGTGTTCAATTTCTCAATCGTCACCTCTCTTCGAATATGTTCCGTAACAAAGACTGTTTGGAGCCCTTGGTGGACTTCCTCAGAGCTCACAAATACAAGGGAAATGTTAGTCTGCCGTCACCGTTTCTCCCCTCTTTTGGCACTCTGTTTCTGATGATTTCACCAACCTGCACACCATGCCATGCTCTAATACTTTATTACTTCTATTTCTTTGCCGAATTTCTCTGCTTTTTCTTCTAACTGAACTTCCAGATTGCTGCACCCAACTTCCTTTCCAGTGTCATGGCTTAGCAGGCCCAAACCCAGTTTCCCAACCAGAATATATAGAACGCAATGGCAGTGGAAAAAGATAAAGCAACTATGAAGGAACGAGAACATTCTGCCGAAGAACGTTCTTTGTTGCTAAAGTTGTCGAACATTAGAGCAGAATAATTTAAATTGGTTAATATGGTATGCAGGCAATGATGCTGAATGATCGCATTCATAGCGCATCCAGACTTCAGTCTACCTTGGCGAAGGCAGATGAGTATCTGTCAAAGCTCCCACCAGAGACACCTTATTCTGATTTTGAGCATAGGTGAGCTACTTAATTCATGTTTGATTGCTCTTGCCTCCTTATTCTTCATGGTGATTTAtttgtcttttgtttttaaagGTTTCTATTGCTTACCTGATGTGCAATTCATTTACTTGAGTGGTTCGTTTCTCATCTACGGTTTATCCACTTGTAAGCAGATTCCAGGAAATGGGTTTTGAAAGAGGTTGGGGTGATAATGCAGAACATGTTTTGGAGACAATACATCTACTCTCTGACATTCTTCAAGCTCCTGATCCATCTGTTTTGGAGACCTTCCTTGGGAGGATTCCTATGGTGTTCAATGTTGTGATTCTATCCCCGCATGGATACTTTGGCCAAGCAAATGTCTTGGGTTTACCTGACACTGGTGGGCAGGTAttgtcatcattcatcaatgGTTGTGTTTGTGGATCATATATGGAGTACAAAGTTGGATTCCTTTTTACCTCCAttttttaggctatgtttgccTGCTTGGTAAGCATATTAAGAATAGATTTCTGGGTCTAGAACACATCATGAAACCCGagtcttctctattttctctcttcagaatgcattctaacCCAAAAACTTCTCTGAGAATGCATATCAAATACAGCCTTAATCTCCAGATATGTACCATATTGACATTTAATCATTGTAATGTTCATGAACATCAGAATGGCATTCTGCTTAGATTTGAAATTGTTGTACAGATTGTTTATATACTGGACCAAGTGCGTGCCTTGGAGAGAGAAATGGTTTCGAGAATAAAGAAGCAAGGGTTGAATGTTACTCCCAGGATTCTTGTGGTATGTGCATTTAGTTTGCTTCTCACGAGGTAGAATTTATAATCAGTATGctttcctttgttttccatAGGTTGACTTCATGGTTTTCCATGTAATACTTATACTCATGTTTGGTGCAAGGTTACTCGACTAATACCTGATGCAAAAGGAACGACATGCAACCAACGCCTTGAAAGAATTACTGGGACCGAACATACACACATTCTGCGGGTGCCATTTAGAAGTGAGAAAGGGATTCTTCGTAAATGGATATCAAGGTTCGATGTATGGCCATACCTGGAGAGGTTTGCAGTGGTAAATCTTTATGAACAATGGCATCCTGAGCTATTCCTTCCTAACATTTATTCAGAAGTCATCGTTGggttttctcccttttcaaGTTTTTGCTTGTCAACCAAGTTTGTGGTTTGCTGAAATGGGTTGTAACTGCTGGGAATTTTGGATCATATTGAAGATGCCTGAGTAATGAAACATACAAATCCTTGAACTTCTAGAGCAATTGGAAATACAAAGTCaaaaaagatttttatttaacatattAAAAATAAGGGTATAAACATGTTGGCCTTGGCAGATTTGGGTATTGACTATTGAGAAACAACAGAAATTCTCTTCTTATCACATTGTTTCTGGGAGTAGTTATGATTGATTTTTCTCCTCTGCCATCTATGTGGAGATCTACTGCTTAactattttatttcagttttaataaatatttatttgttGAAAGAAAAGTCATTTTTTGGTAAGAATCCCAAGCACAGTTCCTGATATCCTGTTCTTCTTGGtagtggaatactgtatcactGGTAACATTGGTAAAAGTAGGAACTGTGCCAGTAATATTCCCACTTTGCACCCAAGTCTATTGATCCTCAATTTGTGCATCCtgcttttattgttttttgtaAATCACTGCTTCTCAGCTCTGactatttattttcagtcacaatAGTCAACATagtagttcatttatttttggatgtcCCTGCTTCTCAGCTCCCACTTTTGCTTCTCCCTTTATACAATATGATAGTAACCCACCCGTTGGGATCATTTTAACCTTGGGGAGATCTCTATGATGTGGACTCTAAGTTAGCAAAATTAGTTTGGCAAAACCATTATTGCACTATAGATGGGCATGTAAGTAACATTCACTGCTGCTGATATAGACATGTTATTTGGCACAACTATTAGAAACAAAAATGTTGAGGAACACAGTGAgatgttattaccaaaaaaaataaaataaaaaaataaagataaaaataaaaagcaactTAGGAAGAGATGTCTGTAGTCACCACATTGTAGAGACTTTTGTTGTTAGGTATCGGAGATAAAATGGCAATTCGTTAAACTTTTCTGATTCCTAACAtactgaaatttttttgtttcatagCAATTTTTATATACTAGTAACTTAGGAGGAGATGTCCTGTTCAGACCAAAAATTGATTTAAGTTAGTTCATTTATGTAATTAAGGATTAAGATATTCTATGTAATATAAACATGTGGAATTTTAGATATGCAGAGATGAGGTTTCTGTATTTTATTTTCAGACAGTTTTCTTGGATTCTTACATTTCTATTACATTATGCAAttcaaatgaaataaaatagtcTATTTGTGGAAGtacagtgtgtgtgtgtgtgtgtgtgtgtgtgcttgccttctgtaggtatcatggacctccgccgggatcgcgatatggcgCGTAGCGCGTGTAGCCACGCTGGGGTtagaccctaatgagatgagatagtatccacTGGTCATcaaaatgccaaggggggatacacgttatgggtaaaagggagtcgccacctagaaagggtctaggacctataaatgtctcccccaatcaagggagagacactaatgactctgatggataaggctggtttgcaccaagattctggacaagtgtcaagtgacagactgggaaggtattaggcaccccgtctgcccgaccctagggccggtctccttttgtttgatcaaagtttgtttgtaccctactaactagtcctaaatctaggtcactgaaaaccctgaactaggtatctaagcatgacatgtgaaaaccctaaaccaagtgtctaaattatgctagctaggttatgatgcaaataatgaaatgattacgctaattaaaaaattaaaaaccctaaatgatttaattgatgtatggtgagtcttagattaagctaacaAAAAaagcctagacctaggattagttgagcaatttgtgaaaccctaaattaaactaactcaattaattgagcataacctagatggatgattaatgaatttatgaaatcccaaattgaattaattaggatgattaatcccaatccctagtaatttgtgaaataaatcattgcaatcctacttaatctaattggtaaaaaaatttataaattaaatgagatctaattaatttataaataaaaaaatgaaatggattaattacattaaatgaatgcatttttactaatctacctaatctagtacaggatgattaaactaaacctaaagtttaattaaattaattatgaaacctaattgcactaattatgtttaccttaagctaatctaagatgagttgaacatttttcaaaatcctagttaagctaatgagaagagaagtgattaaaaaaaaaactaaattaacaaaccacaattgaataaacaacaattgaaatgactaattaagttaactacgttactttaatcaatctagattagtACTATATTAATGCGAGTGagggttggagtacaaaagatatgaGATAGTAGAAAAACCTagatccccaatacgcacctaatgctacgagccggtttgagggggggccagccacgcccttgctaacatacgccctagactacgtcccatacattatttagagggaaataaaatgaaatcatttgattttaaattttaaaattagcggaatcccaaccctaagttttaggactagatacattacagacctgaaatcaaaccaaaatggataaaaaaaaaaaagggaggggaagattccacatagaaaacataaatgaaataacaggttgTGGGCATTACAAACATGGACTATCTaatcagcaaattaaagaaataacaaaaacaagaaaataaagaggtgCAATCTAATATATCACTCACAAGCAGTACTATACATCCAAAAATTCAAATCTGAACAATCTTAACTCTCACCAGGGGCTGGGGCACATTGTACCAACAGTTAACTCTTCAAAGTGCTCCCAGCTGAAGCTTGACTGGAGAAGCATGGCTGGTTGATTGGAAATTTAGTTTTCATTCTAAATTGGCTGACTGGGGGACTTGCCAATCTGAACCGTATCAGCCCACATCAAGAGCCATATTCACTGACCATTTTCAGCCATACAACCATCGCCGAATAGTCGAAACTTCCAGAGGAATAAACCATTATAAGAATCACATATAATATGCTGAAAATATTTTCAGTGTCGCAATTGATCTGCATTCACATCTTTCTCCATATCCTCCCCCAAATCATACTCAACCACAAGGCCGAGGTTGTCAACTAATTTATGGTGCTGAAGACACCCTGAACAAAAACAGTCCCCTGTTCATAGGCCAATCGATTTATGAGGCGCCGTATTCTTTCACCACATGCGTCGCAAGTGAAGTGTACCAGCAAACTTCTCCTAGGAAGCTTTAGATCAATAGTTACTTCGTTGTGAGATTCATTAGCTGCATATTTGTCTTGAGATGGAGGAGGAGTTGCGGGTTCGGTGGCTGCCGGTtagtggttgcagcagcagggaagaaaaagagaagaagagaagaagaagaagaagggaaggaggagagaagttgcaggtttggtggctgccggttagtggttgcagcagcagggaagaagaaaagaaaaagaagaagaagaagaagagaaggaggagaagttgcaggttcggtGGCTGCCGGTTTGTGGTTGCAGAAGTAGGGAAGAAAAgcgaagaagagaagaagaagaagaagagaaggagaagggattagggcttgagatcctaatctaagggttcatgtttaaagaacaaaaaaaagcaaaaataaatcaaatcaaacctacttattaagtgggtatattaagccacaaataaaattgattcattaaaccaagatataatagtaatagaaaacaaactaaattaaaaaaatgaaaaaaaaaaaaacggattAGCAAAAATCAACGGTTGGACCCAacgacccaaatcaaactatgttgaacccaattaaaacagaataaacccaattgaaccgGAATTGACATTTAATAAAACACATTAAACCTAATTGAAACTAATTGAACCTAATTAAATCTAAACGAATTGATTAATAAATCAGAAGCTAATCTATTAactaaactaattctaaattgctattgggagaaaaaaaggaaaaaaaataaataccttaaacccggctttaatcaagaaacaaggggagataacccttgtgcttcaagccccaaatcgaactgaaccggactagatctcccggctcaaggaaggattaatgtattaaacttttagacttggagaatatttgattttagagggaagaagttagccaaaaccttaatggggccatcctctctcccaaattctcaattttttctccatttttggaagagaggaaggactattcttatagccttgggacttgagacaattctctcttatttccgatgtgggactaaaaaactagagagaattgtccaaaaaggcttgcttttggacaaaggggtttgggcgccatgtggcactctttggttgctcggaatggaatctgataccgaactttggagtcaactttcgggggtcatatctttcaaaccgtttgtcggaattcgacgtgtaatatgtcgttagaaagctcagtccgagcactatccgaTGATGTGAAacacgattgtagtctcgaCCGGGAATctttacgaaaatatgcataaagtagggacccggatcatataatgaaagagagaatcgggcgtcgattctcATAGTtttcgcatcaaagtgtaatctccgacttgaggggacaaacaacaataatccacatcaaattctaatttttgaaaatattttctcttgaaaatttataggaaaaaatggtcattttctactctaagtttgaaaattctccaagtctaaaatatccaacatgtaattcttcatattgtcatcattgccggtgggtgacaaaattcggtgtctacacctTCATGTTTGAGGGATATCTCTAACTGTTTTATGCTGTGATTAGGATGCATCAAGTGAAATTGCTGCTGAGTTACAGGGTGTTCCAGATCTGATCATTGGCAATTATAGTGATGGGAATCTTGTTGCTTCATTATTGGCTTATAAGCTCGGAATCACACAGGTCTTTTATCATTATCTGAGTCAGTGTTTATGCAAATACCATTGTTATTTAATCTATTAAgaaccaaattttattttgaattgttTATGTGCAGTGTACGATTGCACATGCACTGGAGAAAACAAAGTATCCAGATTCAGATATATATTGGAAAAAATTTGATGACAAGTACCATTTCTCATGCCAATTTACTGCTGATCTACTTGCCATGAACAATGCAGATTTTATCATCACCAGTACATACCAAGAGATTGCGGGAACGTAAGCccattcttaaatttttttttttttttttgatagataagTTCATTCTTTAGTGTGTTGATAT
This Macadamia integrifolia cultivar HAES 741 chromosome 10, SCU_Mint_v3, whole genome shotgun sequence DNA region includes the following protein-coding sequences:
- the LOC122091871 gene encoding sucrose synthase 2-like isoform X1, yielding MANPKLQRLPSLRERVEDTLSAHRNELVSLLSRYVAQGKGILQPHHILDELANVVREDEGKQKLTDSPFIEVLKSAQEAIVLLPFVAIAVRPRPGVWEFVRVNVYELIVEQLSVSEYLLFKEQLVDGEVNESYMLELDFEPFNATFPRPNQSSSIGNGVQFLNRHLSSNMFRNKDCLEPLVDFLRAHKYKGNAMMLNDRIHSASRLQSTLAKADEYLSKLPPETPYSDFEHRFQEMGFERGWGDNAEHVLETIHLLSDILQAPDPSVLETFLGRIPMVFNVVILSPHGYFGQANVLGLPDTGGQIVYILDQVRALEREMVSRIKKQGLNVTPRILVVTRLIPDAKGTTCNQRLERITGTEHTHILRVPFRSEKGILRKWISRFDVWPYLERFAVDASSEIAAELQGVPDLIIGNYSDGNLVASLLAYKLGITQCTIAHALEKTKYPDSDIYWKKFDDKYHFSCQFTADLLAMNNADFIITSTYQEIAGTKNTVGQYESHTSFTLPGLYRVVHGIDVFDPKFNIVSPGADMNIYFPYSEKEKRFFALHDSIENLLYDPVQNDEHIGTLSDRSKPIIFSMARLDRVKNITGLVECYGKNNKLRELVNLVVVAGYNDVKKSSDREEIEEIEKMHGLIKQYKLDGQFRWISAQTNPARNGELYRYIADTRGAFIQPAFYEAFGLTVVEAMTCGLPTFATCHGGPAEIIEHGISGFHIDPYHPDQAAEHMVAFFERCKKDPSYWDKISGAGLKRIYERYTWKIYSERLMTLAGVYGFWKYVSKLERRETRRYLEMFYILKFRDLVKISHSVSFAYNIDQGKICSTGS
- the LOC122091871 gene encoding sucrose synthase 2-like isoform X2; translation: MANPKLQRLPSLRERVEDTLSAHRNELVSLLSRYVAQGKGILQPHHILDELANVVREDEGKQKLTDSPFIEVLKSAQEAIVLLPFVAIAVRPRPGVWEFVRVNVYELIVEQLSVSEYLLFKEQLVDGEVNESYMLELDFEPFNATFPRPNQSSSIGNGVQFLNRHLSSNMFRNKDCLEPLVDFLRAHKYKGNAMMLNDRIHSASRLQSTLAKADEYLSKLPPETPYSDFEHRFQEMGFERGWGDNAEHVLETIHLLSDILQAPDPSVLETFLGRIPMVFNVVILSPHGYFGQANVLGLPDTGGQIVYILDQVRALEREMVSRIKKQGLNVTPRILVVTRLIPDAKGTTCNQRLERITGTEHTHILRVPFRSEKGILRKWISRFDVWPYLERFAVDASSEIAAELQGVPDLIIGNYSDGNLVASLLAYKLGITQCTIAHALEKTKYPDSDIYWKKFDDKYHFSCQFTADLLAMNNADFIITSTYQEIAGTKNTVGQYESHTSFTLPGLYRVVHGIDVFDPKFNIVSPGADMNIYFPYSEKEKRFFALHDSIENLLYDPVQNDEHIGTLSDRSKPIIFSMARLDRVKNITGLVECYGKNNKLRELVNLVVVAGYNDVKKSSDREEIEEIEKMHGLIKQYKLDGQFRWISAQTNPARNGELYRYIADTRGAFIQPAFYEAFGLTVVEAMTCGLPTFATCHGGPAEIIEHGISGFHIDPYHPDQAAEHMVAFFERCKKDPSYWDKISGAGLKRIYERYTWKIYSERLMTLAGVYGFWKYVSKLERRETRRYLEMFYILKFRDLAKSVPLAVDDQN